In Fragaria vesca subsp. vesca unplaced genomic scaffold, FraVesHawaii_1.0 scf0513160_u, whole genome shotgun sequence, a single window of DNA contains:
- the LOC101303386 gene encoding 60S ribosomal protein L27a-3-like, giving the protein MTTRFKKNRKKRGHVSAGHGRIGKHRKHPGGRGNAGGMHHHRILFDKYHPGYFGKVGMRYFHKLRNKFYCPIVNVDKLWSLVPQEAKDKATKDNVPLIDVTQHGYFKILGKGKLPVGHPVVVKAKLISKVAEKKIKEAGGAVVLTA; this is encoded by the coding sequence ATGACGACCCGATTCAAGAAGAACCGCAAGAAGAGAGGCCACGTGAGCGCCGGTCACGGTCGAATCGGCAAGCACCGCAAGCATCCCGGAGGTCGCGGAAACGCCGGAGGCATGCACCACCACCGCATCCTCTTCGACAAGTACCACCCGGGGTATTTCGGTAAAGTCGGTATGAGGTACTTCCACAAGCTCCGCAACAAGTTCTACTGCCCCATCGTCAACGTCGACAAGCTCTGGTCACTCGTCCCCCAGGAGGCCAAGGACAAGGCCACCAAGGACAACGTCCCCTTGATCGACGTCACTCAGCACGGCTACTTCAAGATCCTCGGCAAGGGGAAGCTCCCGGTGGGCCACCCCGTCGTCGTCAAGGCCAAGCTCATCTCCAAGGTTGCTGAGAAGAAGATTAAGGAAGCCGGCGGCGCTGTCGTTCTCACCGCTTAG
- the LOC101307660 gene encoding protein TRANSPARENT TESTA 12-like, giving the protein MEENRQPLLSPRDDEVVAVPQSHHHLVHDNLESFPAPANPSFISSTTFNPDSDDIPPIKGVRDFFREFNRESKKLWFLAGPAIFTSLCQYSLGAVTQVFAGQVSTLDLAAVSVENSVIAGFCFGALLGMGSALETLCGQAFGAGQLDMLGIYMQRSWVILNAASVVLCFLYIFAQQILYGIGQTAAISKAAGVFAIYMIPQLFAYAMIFPLSKFLQSQSKMMVMAAIAAVTLILHTVFSWLLMLKLGWGLVGAAVVLDASWWIIVVAQMVYIVSGTCGRAWTGFSWKAFHGLWGFVKLSLASAVMLCLEVWYFMALILFAGYLKNAEISVDGLSICMNILGWTIMMSFGMNAAISVRVSNELGAGHPRTAKFSLVVAVISSFLVGVLLSLILIISRNQYPALFSSDAEVQALVVQLTPLLATCIVINNVQPVLSGVAIGAGWQAFVAYVNIGCYYIVGVPLGLLFGYYFDWGVEGIWIGMLLGTVLQTCVLFYLVYKTNWNKEASIAEDRIRKWGGQSDNSKDRENNGAMT; this is encoded by the exons ATGGAGGAAAATAGACAGCCACTTCTGTCGCCAAGAGACGATGAGGTGGTGGCAGTTCcacaatctcatcatcatctggtGCATGACAACCTAGAGTCCTTCCCTGCTCCCGCAAACCCTTCTTTCATTTCCTCCACCACCTTCAACCCCGACTCCGACGATATCCCACCCATCAAAGGCGTCCGCGACTTCTTCCGGGAGTTCAACCGAGAATCCAAGAAGCTCTGGTTTCTTGCCGGCCCCGCCATCTTCACTTCACTATGCCAGTACTCTCTTGGCGCCGTCACTCAAGTCTTCGCCGGCCAGGTCAGCACCCTCGACCTTGCCGCCGTCTCGGTCGAGAACTCGGTCATTGCTGGATTCTGCTTCGGCGCTTTG CTCGGCATGGGGAGCGCGCTCGAGACCCTATGCGGCCAAGCGTTCGGGGCCGGACAGCTGGACATGTTAGGAATCTACATGCAGCGTTCATGGGTGATACTGAACGCCGCCAGCGTAGTGTTGTGCTTCCTTTACATATTTGCTCAGCAGATTCTGTACGGAATAGGGCAGACGGCGGCGATATCCAAGGCGGCGGGGGTGTTCGCCATATACATGATACCTCAGCTGTTCGCGTACGCCATGATTTTTCCGTTATCCAAGTTTCTGCAGTCGCAGAGCAAGATGATGGTGATGGCGGCGATCGCGGCGGTGACGCTGATACTGCACACGGTGTTCAGCTGGCTGCTGATGTTAAAGCTCGGGTGGGGGCTGGTGGGCGCGGCGGTAGTGTTAGACGCGTCGTGGTGGATAATAGTGGTGGCTCAGATGGTGTATATCGTCTCCGGGACTTGTGGTCGAGCGTGGACTGGTTTCTCATGGAAGGCCTTCCATGGTCTGTGGGGGTTTGTCAAGTTGTCTCTTGCATCTGCAGTCATGCTCTG TTTGGAAGTATGGTACTTTATGGCATTGATTCTCTTTGCTGGATATCTAAAGAATGCAGAAATTTCTGTGGATGGCCTATCCATATG CATGAACATCCTGGGATGGACAATCATGATGTCCTTTGGCATGAATGCAGCAATAAG TGTGAGAGTATCGAATGAACTAGGAGCAGGACATCCAAGAACAGCAAAGTTCTCGCTAGTAGTGGCCGTAATATCTTCATTTCTCGTCGGTGTTCTCCTCTCGCTCATCCTCATAATCAGCCGGAACCAATATCCAGCCTTGTTTTCAAGTGATGCAGAAGTTCAAGCGCTCGTTGTGCAGCTCACTCCCTTGCTGGCGACCTGCATTGTCATCAACAACGTTCAACCTGTACTCTCTGGTGTTGCAATTGGAGCAGGATGGCAAGCTTTTGTGGCTTATGTCAACATAGGCTGTTACTATATAGTCGGGGTACCCTTGGGTTTACTCTTTGGGTACTATTTTGACTGGGGTGTTGAG GGGATTTGGATTGGAATGCTGTTAGGGACGGTTCTTCAGACTTGTGTCCTCTTCTATTTGGTTTACAAGACTAACTGGAACAAAGAG GCTTCCATAGCTGAAGACAGGATAAGGAAATGGGGAGGCCAATCAGATAATTCCAAAGACAGGGAGAACAATGGCGCAATGACATAG
- the LOC101303667 gene encoding protein TRANSPARENT TESTA 12-like: MADNKQPLLSSRDEVVPAPLPATANPSVISGSTFNPDSDDIPPITSVRDFFREFNRESKKLWFLAGPAVFTSICQYSLGAVTQIFAGQVGTLDLAAVSIENSVIAGFSFGLLLGMGSALETLCGQAFGAGQLDMLGIYMQRSWVILNITGLALCFLYIFAQQILYGIGQTAEISKAAGVFALYMIPQLFAYAMNFPITKFLQSQSKIMVMAVIAVVVLIIHTVLSWLLMLKLGWGLVGAAVVLNLSWWIIVLAQLGYIVSGTCGRAWTGFSWKAFNNLWGFVKLSLASAVMLCLEVWYFMALILFAGYLKDAEISVDGLSICMNILGWTVMVSLGMNAAISVRVSNELGGGHPRTAKFSLVVAVITSFFVGVFLSLILIIFRNKYPSLFSSDSEVQALVEQLTPLLATCIVINNIQPVLSGVAIGAGWQAFVAYVNIACYYVVGVPLGLLFGYYFDWGVEGIWSGMLIGTCIQTIVLFIMVYKTNWNKEASIAEDRIKRWGGQSDNPSDKESNGATTT, encoded by the exons ATGGCGGACAATAAGCAGCCACTTCTGTCGTCGAGAGACGAGGTGGTGCCAGCTCCCCTCCCTGCAACCGCAAACCCTTCTGTCATTTCTGGCAGCACCTTCAATCCCGACTCCGATGACATCCCTCCCATCACTAGCGTCCGCGACTTCTTCCGAGAGTTCAACCGAGAATCCAAGAAGCTATGGTTTCTTGCCGGTCCCGCCGTCTTCACTTCCATATGCCAGTACTCTCTCGGCGCCGTCACCCAAATCTTCGCCGGACAGGTCGGCACTCTCGACCTCGCCGCCGTCTCCATCGAAAACTCAGTCATCGCCGGATTCTCCTTCGGCCTTTTG CTCGGCATGGGGAGTGCGCTTGAGACGCTATGCGGGCAAGCGTTCGGGGCCGGACAGCTTGACATGTTAGGAATCTACATGCAGAGGTCTTGGGTGATCCTCAACATAACTGGCCTAGCATTGTGCTTTCTCTACATATTTGCTCAGCAGATTCTGTACGGAATAGGGCAGACGGCGGAGATATCGAAAGCTGCGGGAGTGTTCGCTCTCTATATGATCCCACAGCTGTTCGCTTACGCGATGAACTTTCCGATAACCAAGTTCCTGCAGTCGCAGAGCAAGATCATGGTAATGGCGGTGATCGCGGTGGTGGTGCTGATCATACACACAGTGTTGAGCTGGCTGCTGATGTTGAAGCTCGGGTGGGGGCTGGTGGGCGCGGCAGTGGTGCTGAACCTGTCGTGGTGGATCATAGTGCTGGCCCAGCTGGGTTATATAGTGTCCGGGACTTGTGGCCGGGCATGGACTGGGTTCTCATGGAAGGCCTTCAATAATCTTTGGGGGTTTGTTAAGTTGTCTCTTGCTTCAGCAGTCATGCTCTG TTtggaagtgtggtattttatGGCATTGATTCTCTTTGCCGGGTACCTAAAAGATGCAGAAATTTCAGTGGATGGCCTATCCATATG CATGAACATCCTGGGATGGACAGTCATGGTCTCTCTTGGCATGAATGCAGCAATAAG CGTGAGAGTGTCAAATGAACTAGGAGGAGGACACCCAAGAACAGCAAAGTTCTCACTAGTAGTGGCCGTGATAACATCCTTCTTCGTCGGTGTTTTCCTTtccctcatcctcatcatctttAGAAACAAATATCCCTCCTTGTTTTCAAGCGATTCGGAAGTCCAGGCTCTCGTGGAGCAGCTCACACCTTTACTGGCAACCTGCATTGTCATCAACAACATTCAACCTGTACTATCTGGTGTTGCAATAGGAGCAGGATGGCAAGCTTTTGTGGCCTATGTTAACATAGCTTGTTACTATGTAGTTGGGGTACCCTTGGGCTTACTCTTTGGGTACTATTTTGACTGGGGTGTTGAG GGTATTTGGAGTGGAATGCTAATAGGGACATGCATTCAAACTATTGTCCTCTTCATCATGGTTTATAAGACTAACTGGAACAAAGAG GCTTCTATAGCAGAAGACAGGATAAAGAGATGGGGAGGCCAATCAGACAACCCAAGTGACAAGGAGAGCAACGGTGCAACGACGACATAG